The following are encoded in a window of Legionella geestiana genomic DNA:
- a CDS encoding bi-domain-containing oxidoreductase, giving the protein MKQITQNMGNGETSIVEAPCMSATADTLVIHASRSLISIGTERMLVDFGKASYLQKARQQPEKVRMVLDKIKTDGLLNTLEAVKSKLDQPVSLGYCSMGVVAEVGKNVTGFKPGDRVICNGPHSEVVRVSPKLCALVPDEVDDESAVFTVVASIGLQGIRLVQPTLGESFVVMGVGLIGLLTVQLLRAHGCRVLAVDFDDARLELAEKFGATICNPSHEGADVVQAGLAFSRGVGVDGVLITASSRSSEPVTQAARMCRKRGRIVLVGVAGLELNRADFYDKELSFQVSCSYGPGRYEPAYEEKGLDFPIGHVRWTAQRNFEAVLDMMATGALDVRPLITHRYNFEGAPAAYQMLTEDRSALGVLLQYSATAEARAVRRVVLSDNRVHFSPAKPVLGVIGAGNYASRMLLPALQRSGAQFHTLVTSGGVNAVIHGKKAGFAIASTDVDSMLDTPEINTVVIVTRHDTHAGFVTKALNRHKHVFVEKPLALNLEELSQVQAARLTNELAGSSRLLMVGFNRRFSPHIIKMKAMLEGVVEPKAFIMTVNAGKIPAEHWTQNPDIGGGRIIGEACHFIDLMRFLAGQDITSVSARSIGKNDSMAVTEDNVAITLGFADGSTGTIHYLANGASSFPKERIEVFTAGRILQLDNFRVLKGFGWPDFKKMALWKQDKGHEACARAFLSAIMSGTPSPIPFNELVEVARVTIEAATQVRGQL; this is encoded by the coding sequence ATGAAACAGATAACGCAAAACATGGGCAATGGTGAGACGAGCATTGTAGAAGCGCCCTGTATGTCTGCAACCGCTGACACTCTGGTTATTCACGCAAGCCGCTCCTTGATTTCAATCGGAACGGAGCGGATGCTCGTTGATTTTGGCAAGGCATCTTACCTGCAGAAAGCGCGTCAGCAGCCTGAAAAAGTGCGGATGGTGCTCGATAAAATAAAAACCGATGGTTTGCTGAATACCCTTGAGGCCGTTAAATCCAAGCTTGATCAACCGGTTTCGCTGGGATACTGCAGCATGGGAGTCGTGGCGGAGGTGGGTAAAAATGTAACCGGCTTCAAGCCCGGAGATCGGGTAATCTGCAATGGTCCGCATTCGGAAGTGGTTCGGGTTTCCCCAAAGCTTTGCGCGCTGGTTCCTGATGAAGTGGATGATGAAAGTGCCGTGTTTACGGTGGTCGCAAGCATCGGCCTGCAGGGAATTCGCCTTGTGCAGCCGACGCTCGGTGAATCGTTTGTAGTCATGGGCGTCGGACTCATTGGACTTTTGACGGTACAGCTTTTGAGAGCCCATGGTTGTCGCGTTCTGGCGGTTGATTTTGATGATGCAAGGCTGGAGCTTGCTGAAAAATTTGGCGCGACCATTTGCAATCCTTCGCATGAGGGTGCGGATGTGGTTCAGGCCGGCCTTGCGTTCAGCCGTGGTGTTGGGGTGGATGGCGTACTTATCACGGCTTCTTCCCGTTCCAGTGAGCCCGTGACTCAGGCGGCGAGAATGTGCCGAAAACGTGGGCGTATCGTGCTTGTTGGCGTGGCGGGTCTTGAACTTAACCGGGCTGATTTTTACGACAAGGAACTCTCTTTTCAGGTGTCCTGCTCCTATGGACCCGGACGCTATGAGCCAGCCTATGAGGAAAAGGGCCTTGATTTCCCCATCGGCCATGTGCGCTGGACCGCGCAGCGCAATTTTGAAGCAGTTCTTGATATGATGGCCACCGGTGCGCTGGATGTAAGGCCACTGATAACGCACCGTTACAATTTTGAGGGAGCGCCTGCGGCGTATCAGATGCTGACTGAAGACAGAAGCGCGCTGGGTGTGCTGCTTCAATACAGTGCGACCGCAGAGGCGCGAGCGGTCAGACGGGTTGTGCTTTCAGATAATCGCGTGCATTTTTCACCTGCAAAACCGGTACTCGGTGTCATTGGCGCAGGAAATTACGCCTCGCGCATGCTGTTGCCGGCCCTTCAACGAAGCGGAGCACAGTTTCATACCCTGGTCACCTCAGGCGGGGTGAACGCGGTTATTCACGGTAAAAAAGCCGGATTTGCGATAGCCTCCACCGATGTTGACAGCATGCTGGATACACCTGAGATAAACACGGTAGTCATTGTCACGCGCCATGATACGCACGCAGGGTTTGTGACCAAAGCGCTTAATCGTCATAAACACGTGTTTGTTGAAAAGCCACTGGCACTCAACCTTGAGGAATTATCACAGGTGCAGGCAGCCCGGTTAACTAATGAGCTTGCTGGCAGCAGCCGCCTTCTGATGGTCGGTTTTAATCGCAGATTCTCGCCTCACATCATCAAAATGAAGGCGATGCTCGAGGGGGTTGTGGAACCAAAAGCATTTATCATGACCGTGAACGCCGGTAAAATTCCTGCAGAACACTGGACGCAGAATCCAGACATCGGTGGTGGTCGTATCATTGGAGAGGCATGCCATTTTATTGATTTAATGCGTTTTCTTGCCGGTCAGGATATCACCAGCGTATCTGCCCGCAGTATTGGAAAAAACGACAGCATGGCGGTGACCGAGGATAATGTTGCGATAACACTCGGCTTTGCGGACGGCTCAACAGGAACCATTCATTATCTGGCAAATGGTGCGAGTTCTTTTCCCAAAGAGCGGATTGAAGTCTTTACCGCGGGGCGCATTCTGCAGCTTGATAATTTTCGGGTACTTAAGGGATTTGGGTGGCCGGATTTCAAGAAAATGGCCTTATGGAAGCAGGACAAGGGGCACGAAGCCTGCGCCCGCGCGTTCCTTTCGGCCATTATGTCAGGCACTCCCTCCCCCATCCCCTTCAACGAACTGGTTGAAGTAGCACGTGTCACCATAGAGGCGGCAACACAGGTGCGCGGCCAGTTGTAA